A single window of Vigna unguiculata cultivar IT97K-499-35 chromosome 1, ASM411807v1, whole genome shotgun sequence DNA harbors:
- the LOC114196274 gene encoding myosin heavy chain IB-like, giving the protein MGPGGPGGPGPGGGPGWGPGPGGPGWGPGPGGPGWGPGGPGWGPGGPGFFGPGGFFGGCADGICGLLSSCFYCLCCCCLFRDCFGPAMPPPPF; this is encoded by the exons ATGGGACCTGGAGGACCAGGGGGTCCTGGGCCTGGTGGAGGGCCAGGTTGGGGTCCTGGGCCTGGTGGGCCAGGTTGGGGTCCTGGGCCTGGAGGACCTGGTTGGGGACCTGGGGGACCTGGTTGGGGACCTGGAGGACCTGGTTTCTTTGGGCCTGGTGGGTTTTTTGGTGGGTGTGCAGATGGTATATGCGGCCTTTTATCTTCATG CTTCTACTGCTTGTGCTGTTGTTGCTTGTTCCGAGATTGTTTCGGCCCAGCCATGCCACCTCCTCCATTTTGA
- the LOC114165041 gene encoding protein NETWORKED 3C isoform X1 has product MGETMEKQPSQWWWLDNHNTTNRSPWLQSTISELNEKTRAMLKLIEEDADSFAKRAEMYYKKRPELVSMVEDFYRTHRSLAERYDQVKPDTTGIGHLVTGGSPFASAKYQIQKLMCFSDSGYDTYSERCDVYEEYEESEESEVDDPEEEEEGTEFVHSCTKKEKASPVAVSDELMKMRDEVMRLNEENNANRDQINDKNTICEEVKMLRDEVMRLNEENNAHRDQINDKNTICDEVKMLREEIGRLRDENEEQKKQLKQKDEEKIEVIRQLSLAVDVLKQENVKMRNFIANESAKKWKKPFDEINKLVGAFSLKLFNGGPRNQPSVELSTCGFHCFANN; this is encoded by the exons ATGGGTGAAACGATGGAGAAGCAACCATCACAGTGGTGGTGGCTTGATAATCACAACACTACTAATCGATCCCCATGGCTTCAATCCACAATCTCTG AGCTAAATGAGAAGACAAGGGCAATGCTAAAGTTAATTGAAGAAGATGCAGATTCCTTTGCCAAACGTGCAGAGATGTATTACAAGAAGCGACCAGAACTTGTGAGCATGGTCGAGGATTTCTACAGAACACACCGCTCCCTAGCTGAGCGCTATGATCAAGTCAAACCTGATACCACTGGAATTGGACACCTCGTTACTGGGGGATCACCGTTTGCTTCAGCCAAGTATCAGATACAGAAGTTGATGTGTTTTTCAGATAGTGGATACGACACATATTCTGAGCGTTGTGATGTGTACGAGGAGTACGAGGAGTCCGAGGAATCTGAAGTAGATGATCccgaagaggaggaggaggggaCCGAGTTTGTTCACAGCTGCACAAAAAAGGAGAAAGCTTCACCAGTGGCTGTGAGTGATGAATTGATGAAGATGAGGGATGAAGTCATGAGACTCAATGAAGAGAACAATGCTAATAGGGATCAAATCAATGATAAGAATACCATTTGTGAGGAAGTCAAGATGTTGAGGGATGAAGTCATGAGACTCAATGAAGAGAACAATGCTCATAGGGATCAAATCAATGATAAGAATACCATTTGTGATGAAGTCAAGATGTTGAGGGAAGAAATAGGAAGGCTTAGAGATGAGAATGAGGAACAGAAGAAACAACTCAAACAGAAGGATGAAGAGAAGATAGAGGTGATAAGACAGTTGAGTTTAGCAGTAGATGTGCTGAAGCAGGAGAATGTGAAGATGAGAAACTTCATTGCTAATGAGTCTGCCAAGAAATGGAAGAAACCGTTTGATGAGATCAACAAACTTGTGGGAGCATTTTCGCTGAAGTTGTTCAATGGTGGTCCGAGGAATCAGCCCAGCGTTGAGCTCTCCACATGTGGTTTTCATTGTTTCGCAAATAACTAA
- the LOC114177743 gene encoding protein TRANSPORT INHIBITOR RESPONSE 1-like, translating into MQRMAYTFSFPEEVLEHVFSFIESQRDRNAISLVCKSWYEIERWCRRKVFVGNCYAVSPVMVIKRFPELRSIALKGKPHFADFNLVPEGWGGYVCPWIAAMACALPCLEEIRLKRMVITDESLELIAKSFKNFKVLVLTSCEGFTTDGLAAIAANCRNLKELDLQESEVDDLSGHWLSHFPDSYTSLVSLNISCLGNEVSLSALERLLGRCPNLRTLRLNRAVPLDRLPNLLRRCPQLVELGTGVYSTEMRPEVFSNLEAAFSECKQLKTLSGFWDVLPSYLPAVYPICSRLTSLNLSYAIIQSPDLIKLISQCPNLLRLWVLDYIEDAGLYNLAASCKDLRELRVFPSDPFGLEPNVSLTEKGLVSVSEGCPRLQSVLYFCRQMSNAALHTIARNRPNMTRFRLCIIEPRTPDYLTLEPLDSGFGAIVEHCKDLQRLSLSGLLTDRVFEYIGTYGKKLEMLSVAFAGESDLGLHYVLSGCDNLRKLEIRDCPFGDKALLANAAKLETMRSLWMSSCSVSYGACKLLGQKMPRLNVEVIDERGPPDSRPDDCPVEKLYIYRTIAGPRLDMPGFVWTMEDDSSLRLE; encoded by the exons ATGCAGAGAATGGCCTACACGTTCTCGTTTCCGGAGGAGGTGCTGGAGCACGTGTTCTCCTTCATTGAGAGCCAGAGGGACCGGAACGCGATCTCGCTGGTGTGCAAGTCGTGGTACGAGATCGAGCGGTGGTGCAGGAGGAAGGTTTTCGTGGGTAACTGCTATGCGGTGAGCCCTGTGATGGTGATCAAGCGGTTCCCGGAGTTGAGATCCATTGCGCTCAAGGGGAAGCCGCACTTCGCGGACTTCAATTTGGTCCCCGAGGGTTGGGGCGGTTACGTCTGTCCCTGGATCGCCGCCATGGCCTGCGCCTTGCCCTGCCTCGAAGAGATCAGACTCAAGAGGATGGTCATCACCGACGAGAGCTTGGAACTCATCGCTAAGTCCTTCAAAAACTTCAAGGTGCTGGTTCTCACTTCTTGCGAGGGTTTCACCACTGACGGACTGGCCGCCATTGCTGCCAACTGCAG GAATTTGAAGGAGTTGGACTTGCAGGAGAGTGAAGTGGATGACCTTAGTGGGCACTGGCTAAGCCATTTTCCCGATTCCTACACGTCACTGGTGTCACTGAACATCTCTTGCTTAGGCAATGAGGTGAGTTTATCTGCACTGGAGCGTCTGCTTGGGAGGTGTCCCAACCTGCGGACCCTGCGCCTCAATCGTGCTGTGCCACTTGATAGACTACCCAACCTACTTCGTCGTTGTCCTCAGCTGGTTGAGTTAGGCACTGGAGTCTACTCAACTGAGATGCGACCAGAGGTCTTCTCAAATCTGGAAGCTGCATTTTCTGAGTGCAAGCAGTTGAAGACTTTGTCTGGTTTTTGGGACGTGCTCCCATCGTACCTTCCAGCTGTCTACCCCATCTGCTCAAGGCTAACATCACTAAACTTGAGTTATGCTATTATTCAGAGCCCTGATCTTATTAAGCTTATCAGTCAATGCCCAAATTTGTTGCGTTTGTGG GTTCTGGATTACATAGAAGATGCTGGTCTTTATAACCTTGCTGCATCTTGTAAGGATTTAAGGGAGTTAAGGGTGTTTCCGTCTGACCCATTCGGTTTAGAGCCAAATGTTTCATTGACAGAAAAGGGCCTTGTCTCCGTGTCTGAGGGTTGCCCCCGGCTCCAATCGGTTCTATATTTTTGTCGTCAAATGTCTAATGCAGCCCTGCACACAATTGCGCGGAACAGGCCTAATATGACTCGTTTTCGGCTTTGTATCATCGAGCCTAGAACGCCCGACTATCTTACGCTTGAGCCACTTGATTCTGGTTTTGGAGCCATTGTAGAACATTGCAAGGATCTGCAACGCCTATCCCTATCCGGTCTTCTTACAGATCGTGTTTTCGAGTATATTGGGACTTACGGGAAGAAGCTGGAGATGCTATCTGTGGCTTTTGCTGGAGAAAGTGATCTGGGACTTCATTATGTGCTGTCTGGATGTGATAATCTTAGGAAGCTGGAGATCAGGGACTGCCCCTTTGGTGACAAGGCGCTTTTGGCAAATGCTGCAAAGCTGGAGACAATGCGATCCCTTTGGATGTCCTCCTGCTCAGTGAGTTATGGAGCATGTAAGCTACTGGGTCAGAAAATGCCCAGACTCAACGTTGAAGTCATTGATGAAAGAGGACCTCCAGATTCTAGGCCGGATGATTGTCCTGTTGAGAAGCTTTATATTTACAGGACTATCGCCGGGCCAAGGTTGGACATGCCTGGTTTTGTGTGGACAATGGAAGATGATTCTTCGCTAAGGCTTGAGTGA
- the LOC114165041 gene encoding protein NETWORKED 3C isoform X2 translates to MLKLIEEDADSFAKRAEMYYKKRPELVSMVEDFYRTHRSLAERYDQVKPDTTGIGHLVTGGSPFASAKYQIQKLMCFSDSGYDTYSERCDVYEEYEESEESEVDDPEEEEEGTEFVHSCTKKEKASPVAVSDELMKMRDEVMRLNEENNANRDQINDKNTICEEVKMLRDEVMRLNEENNAHRDQINDKNTICDEVKMLREEIGRLRDENEEQKKQLKQKDEEKIEVIRQLSLAVDVLKQENVKMRNFIANESAKKWKKPFDEINKLVGAFSLKLFNGGPRNQPSVELSTCGFHCFANN, encoded by the coding sequence ATGCTAAAGTTAATTGAAGAAGATGCAGATTCCTTTGCCAAACGTGCAGAGATGTATTACAAGAAGCGACCAGAACTTGTGAGCATGGTCGAGGATTTCTACAGAACACACCGCTCCCTAGCTGAGCGCTATGATCAAGTCAAACCTGATACCACTGGAATTGGACACCTCGTTACTGGGGGATCACCGTTTGCTTCAGCCAAGTATCAGATACAGAAGTTGATGTGTTTTTCAGATAGTGGATACGACACATATTCTGAGCGTTGTGATGTGTACGAGGAGTACGAGGAGTCCGAGGAATCTGAAGTAGATGATCccgaagaggaggaggaggggaCCGAGTTTGTTCACAGCTGCACAAAAAAGGAGAAAGCTTCACCAGTGGCTGTGAGTGATGAATTGATGAAGATGAGGGATGAAGTCATGAGACTCAATGAAGAGAACAATGCTAATAGGGATCAAATCAATGATAAGAATACCATTTGTGAGGAAGTCAAGATGTTGAGGGATGAAGTCATGAGACTCAATGAAGAGAACAATGCTCATAGGGATCAAATCAATGATAAGAATACCATTTGTGATGAAGTCAAGATGTTGAGGGAAGAAATAGGAAGGCTTAGAGATGAGAATGAGGAACAGAAGAAACAACTCAAACAGAAGGATGAAGAGAAGATAGAGGTGATAAGACAGTTGAGTTTAGCAGTAGATGTGCTGAAGCAGGAGAATGTGAAGATGAGAAACTTCATTGCTAATGAGTCTGCCAAGAAATGGAAGAAACCGTTTGATGAGATCAACAAACTTGTGGGAGCATTTTCGCTGAAGTTGTTCAATGGTGGTCCGAGGAATCAGCCCAGCGTTGAGCTCTCCACATGTGGTTTTCATTGTTTCGCAAATAACTAA